Proteins co-encoded in one Chionomys nivalis chromosome 6, mChiNiv1.1, whole genome shotgun sequence genomic window:
- the Nipal1 gene encoding magnesium transporter NIPA3 yields MGGQLRLPPGEPCREGYVLSLVCPNSSQAFCEITNVSQLLPYPVLYTDLNSTLTNVSISANVENKYSLYAGLALAISSSIFIGSSFILKKKGLLQLANKGITRAGQGGHSYLKEWVWWAGLLSMGAGEAANFAAYAFAPATLITPLGALSVLVSAILSSYFLNEHLNIHGKIGCILSILGSTVMVIHAPQEEEVTSLHEMEIKLRDPGFISFALIVSVISLVLIVLVAPKKGQTNILVYIAICSLIGAFSVSSAKGLGIAAKELLEWKPVYKNPLVFILLAVLILSVTTQINYLNKALDTFNTSLVTPIYYVFFTSMVVTCSAILFQEWYGMKARDVIGTLSGFFTIINGIFLLHAFKNTDITWSELTSTAKMEVLSPNGRQNSYVLLENADCAASGYEDDVTLFSRTDDRNLYKL; encoded by the exons ATGGGGGGTCAGCTGAGGCTGCCGCCCGGAGAGCCCTGCAGAGAAG GTTATGTGCTGTCTCTGGTCTGTCCGAACTCTTCCCAGGCTTTCTGTGAGATCACAAATGTGTCACAGCTGTTGCCTTATCCTGTCCTCTACACGGACCTGAACTCCACTCTAACCAATGTCAGCATTTCAGCAAACGTAGAAAACAAATACAGTCTATATGCCGGCTTGGCACTGGCCATCAGCTCCAGCATTTTTATCGGCTCAAGTTTCATACTCAAGAAGAAGGGTCTCTTGCAACTGGCCAACAAAGGCATTACTAGAGCAG gGCAAGGTGGACATTCTTACCTCAAGGAATGGGTGTGGTGGGCAGGATTGCTGTCAA tgggagctggagaggcagCGAACTTTGCGGCTTATGCCTTTGCGCCTGCCACCTTGATCACGCCCTTGGGGGCTCTGAGTGTTCTTGTAAG cgCAATATTGTcttcctattttttaaatgagcactTGAACATTCATGGAAAAATAGGCTGCATATTGAGCATATTGGGGTCAACTGTGATGGTTATCCATGCCCCCCAAGAAGAAGAAGTCACTTCTTTGCACGAGATGGAAATAAAACTGAGGGATCCAG GGTTCATTTCCTTTGCTCTGATCGTCTCTGTGATCTCCTTGGTGCTGATTGTGCTTGTGGCTCCGAAGAAAGGACAGACTAATATCTTGGTCTACATTGCGATCTGCTCTTTGATCGGAGCCTTTTCAGTTTCTTCTGCCAAGGGCTTGGGCATCGCCGCCAAGGAGCTTTTAGAGTGGAAGCCCGTTTACAAGAATCCCCTAGTCTTCATCCTGTTGGCTGTGCTTATCCTCTCAGTGACGACACAGATTAACTATCTCAACAAAGCCTTGGACACTTTTAACACATCTCTGGTGACTCCCATTTATTACGTGTTCTTTACATCCATGGTGGTGACGTGTTCTGCCATCTTGTTCCAGGAGTGGTATGGCATGAAAGCCAGAGATGTCATTGGGACCCTGAGTGGATTCTTCACCATCATCAATGGCATCTTCCTTCTACATGCTTTTAAAAACACAGACATCACCTGGAGTGAGCTCACATCCACTGCTAAGATGGAAGTCCTTTCTCCAAATGGCCGTCAGAACAGCTATGTTTTATTAGAGAATGCAGACTGTGCAGCCTCGGGCTATGAGGATGATGTCACCCTGTTTAGCAGGACTGATGACCGAAATCTCTATAAACTTTGA